A genomic region of Alicyclobacillus sp. SO9 contains the following coding sequences:
- a CDS encoding Gfo/Idh/MocA family protein, producing the protein MLRVGIVGVGYFGAEFAKICGELDDVELVAVYGGRDAEETARKVPCCFETSLQNLCNRPDIDAVLITSPNFAHKEGVLEASRHSKHVFCEKPIALSLADCEEMLTACQEHSVLFMAGHILHFISGLRKVKKLIKSGVIGDPIIAHAERTGWEPKQPNISWKKRKKFSGGHLFHHIHELDFLQNIMGPAKQVHLMGGNRGHIGKAFGDEDDILLLSIEFSNGGFGTMQYGTAFHWDEHYIKINGTRGAININFQKSTVKVRDENGQITQYPLHDLPEENQARIEQYDRMHGGIVYGSPSERPPQWLSNVMRHEIAYFRDVLLGHPIDDEYNFLFDGTSARSSIHTAEKAMTSLLTHQVIDLSDSQKGNK; encoded by the coding sequence GTGCTTCGAGTGGGCATCGTAGGTGTTGGATACTTTGGGGCTGAATTCGCTAAAATATGCGGAGAACTCGATGACGTGGAGTTAGTCGCTGTGTATGGCGGAAGAGATGCAGAAGAAACGGCACGAAAAGTACCTTGCTGCTTTGAGACCAGTCTGCAAAACTTGTGTAACAGACCAGACATCGATGCGGTCCTCATTACGAGTCCAAACTTTGCTCATAAAGAGGGCGTGCTGGAGGCATCAAGGCATTCAAAACACGTGTTTTGCGAAAAACCCATAGCACTATCGTTGGCAGATTGTGAAGAGATGCTTACTGCCTGCCAAGAGCACTCTGTTCTTTTTATGGCTGGTCATATATTACACTTCATTTCCGGGTTAAGAAAAGTTAAAAAACTTATAAAATCCGGCGTCATCGGCGATCCCATTATTGCTCATGCAGAACGAACTGGCTGGGAACCAAAGCAGCCTAATATAAGTTGGAAAAAGAGAAAGAAATTTTCCGGCGGACATTTATTTCATCATATCCATGAATTGGATTTTTTGCAGAACATAATGGGACCTGCTAAACAGGTTCACTTGATGGGGGGAAATCGAGGTCATATCGGGAAAGCATTTGGAGATGAGGATGATATTCTTCTACTCTCAATAGAATTTAGCAATGGCGGTTTTGGAACAATGCAATACGGAACAGCTTTTCATTGGGATGAACACTATATTAAGATTAACGGAACAAGAGGCGCTATCAACATTAATTTTCAGAAGTCAACCGTGAAAGTTAGAGATGAAAACGGGCAAATTACTCAATACCCGCTTCATGACTTACCTGAGGAAAATCAGGCACGCATCGAACAGTACGACAGGATGCATGGGGGCATAGTTTACGGGAGCCCTTCGGAAAGACCCCCACAATGGTTATCGAATGTAATGAGACATGAAATAGCATACTTTCGAGATGTTTTACTTGGTCACCCCATCGATGATGAATATAATTTTCTCTTTGACGGGACGTCTGCGAGATCTTCTATTCACACTGCAGAAAAGGCAATGACTTCCCTTCTAACCCATCAAGTCATTGACCTTAGTGATTCCCAGAAGGGCAATAAGTGA
- a CDS encoding IS1634 family transposase, with translation MFAQVVSTKRPDGRTYRYMHIVESYREGKTVKKRRIASLGNIDNYSEQEIEQFIRTLESLLQNRTSGSIEDFDPKSTLSFGVPYVVQFLWDQLGLTKAIETGLKDRQVTFDVARYVKAMVCNRLMNPSSKLDLFHTIEDMYLPEEEGESWQLQHFYRALDHLMDMKPELETFIYQRLTDLLNFRLSLVLYDLTSTHLSGHHCPIGKHGYSRTHRPDLEQVELGLLVTPDGLPITHEVFAGNTPDKKTVKEVLERLKKDFSVEQCVFVGDRGMVTKKNTELLAALEYPYIVGYHKRGRVVSDTLLAQYGDLSLYTELRGNLSYLEVPASAVEDDEKGQDARYILCYNPLKAKADEAFRTSALEEAEQALVDYQTWLDKPHRGRKASTQSIMLKVSDILTKKGVQGFLEVEFSEQKLSYTWNEAALAKEALRDGKFVIKTNTLLPAEQVVTSYKTLMNVERAFREIKNFLDVGPVYHWNEKRVRGHIFVCVLAYLFEQEIQVMYRRGWAQQEQEAEQMTNADEREQRLEELNDRWYTGERIMKDLSRWHVMKAEFLGKEFLSVPPPPQNLSEVLKALGIPLPAKAIQLRNTSSGTLV, from the coding sequence GTGTTCGCACAAGTTGTATCCACAAAACGCCCCGATGGTCGTACCTACAGGTATATGCATATTGTTGAGTCCTATCGCGAGGGAAAAACCGTTAAAAAGCGTCGGATTGCCAGTCTTGGTAACATCGATAACTACTCTGAGCAAGAGATTGAGCAGTTTATTCGTACCCTTGAATCGCTCCTACAGAACCGTACCTCTGGTTCGATTGAGGACTTTGACCCCAAGTCGACCCTCTCTTTTGGCGTTCCCTACGTGGTTCAATTTTTGTGGGATCAGCTTGGGTTGACCAAGGCGATAGAGACCGGACTCAAAGACCGTCAGGTCACCTTTGACGTAGCTCGCTATGTAAAGGCCATGGTCTGTAACCGTTTGATGAATCCGTCTAGTAAGTTGGATTTGTTTCATACGATTGAGGACATGTATCTTCCGGAGGAGGAAGGTGAATCCTGGCAGTTGCAACATTTCTATCGTGCGCTGGATCACCTGATGGATATGAAGCCCGAACTGGAGACATTTATCTATCAACGACTCACGGACCTCTTGAACTTTCGTTTATCGCTTGTACTCTATGACCTGACCAGTACGCACCTCAGTGGCCACCACTGCCCAATTGGCAAGCATGGATATTCACGAACCCACAGGCCGGACCTGGAACAGGTCGAGCTGGGTCTGCTTGTGACTCCGGATGGGTTGCCAATTACCCATGAAGTCTTTGCGGGAAACACGCCGGACAAAAAGACCGTCAAGGAAGTTCTGGAGCGTTTGAAGAAAGACTTCTCCGTTGAACAATGTGTGTTCGTCGGAGACCGCGGTATGGTCACGAAAAAGAACACGGAGTTGTTGGCGGCGCTTGAGTATCCCTATATTGTGGGCTACCACAAACGTGGCCGCGTGGTTAGCGACACCTTATTGGCACAGTACGGTGACCTCTCTCTCTACACTGAGCTGCGCGGAAATCTCAGCTATCTCGAAGTGCCCGCATCTGCAGTGGAAGACGATGAGAAAGGGCAAGATGCGCGCTATATTCTCTGCTACAATCCGCTGAAGGCGAAGGCGGATGAAGCCTTCCGCACATCGGCATTGGAGGAAGCGGAACAGGCATTGGTGGACTACCAGACGTGGTTGGACAAGCCCCATCGCGGGCGAAAAGCAAGTACACAGTCCATCATGCTCAAAGTCAGTGACATCCTCACCAAAAAAGGTGTACAGGGGTTCCTTGAGGTGGAGTTCAGTGAACAGAAGCTCTCCTACACATGGAATGAGGCGGCCCTCGCCAAAGAAGCCTTACGCGACGGAAAGTTTGTGATTAAGACCAACACGTTGCTCCCTGCCGAACAGGTGGTTACTTCCTACAAAACGTTGATGAACGTAGAGCGGGCTTTTCGAGAGATCAAGAACTTCCTGGATGTAGGGCCGGTGTACCACTGGAATGAAAAACGTGTGCGCGGGCACATCTTCGTCTGCGTACTTGCCTATCTGTTCGAGCAAGAGATCCAAGTGATGTACCGACGTGGGTGGGCGCAGCAAGAGCAAGAAGCAGAGCAGATGACCAACGCAGACGAGCGCGAGCAACGGCTGGAGGAACTGAATGACCGTTGGTACACAGGCGAGCGAATCATGAAAGACCTCTCGCGTTGGCACGTGATGAAAGCCGAGTTTCTCGGGAAAGAATTCCTCAGCGTTCCACCGCCACCACAGAACCTAAGCGAGGTCCTCAAGGCACTGGGTATCCCGCTTCCTGCCAAGGCAATCCAACTACGCAACACGTCTTCAGGCACACTCGTTTAA
- a CDS encoding ABC transporter ATP-binding protein: MTQIRKCSTTEIFNKQFFKDNVTTKKFIVVSQLTKRYGTLRAVGNVSFELQSGEVLALVGRNGAGKTTLMQLVADEVKPTSGEIQRTTKQLTYVPDETILYEHLTGREFLRFISVMSGVDKRQIDAIVEKQLIRAHLTDAANQLTKSYSLGMRRQLSLAAALIQDPDVLILDEITNGLDPVANAEVKEQIRELAVEGKAIFLSSHLLDIVVDVADRILVMDHGEMRYLGPLPEHVRDASGSTNRRIEEFYRSLLERREEKG; this comes from the coding sequence ATGACTCAGATAAGGAAGTGTTCGACGACGGAGATATTTAACAAACAGTTCTTTAAGGACAACGTGACTACAAAAAAGTTCATAGTCGTTAGTCAACTTACCAAACGTTATGGAACACTTCGAGCAGTCGGTAACGTATCATTCGAACTACAATCTGGTGAGGTGTTAGCCCTTGTTGGAAGAAACGGTGCTGGTAAAACTACTTTGATGCAATTGGTTGCCGATGAAGTGAAGCCCACGAGTGGAGAAATTCAACGAACCACGAAACAGTTGACATATGTACCGGATGAGACAATTCTTTATGAGCACTTGACAGGAAGAGAATTTCTAAGATTTATCAGCGTCATGTCTGGCGTAGATAAACGTCAAATCGATGCTATCGTTGAGAAACAATTGATTCGCGCACATTTGACGGACGCAGCGAACCAATTAACAAAGTCCTATTCATTAGGTATGCGGCGCCAACTTTCTTTAGCAGCTGCATTGATTCAAGATCCCGATGTGCTCATTTTGGACGAAATTACAAACGGACTGGACCCTGTGGCCAACGCAGAGGTGAAGGAGCAAATCCGAGAACTGGCCGTGGAAGGTAAGGCGATTTTTCTCTCAAGCCATTTATTGGATATCGTAGTTGACGTGGCAGATCGAATTCTTGTTATGGATCATGGAGAAATGAGGTATCTTGGCCCATTGCCTGAGCATGTTCGGGATGCCTCCGGCTCCACGAATCGTAGAATTGAAGAGTTCTATCGGTCCTTGCTTGAGAGACGGGAGGAGAAAGGTTGA
- a CDS encoding metal-sensing transcriptional repressor: MDYNDQMKNRLRRVQGQVRGIIKMMDSQRDHDDVVNQLSAIRSAIERVIMYVAGENMQYCIREELMNGGESVHEVLEESIHVLK, translated from the coding sequence ATGGACTATAATGATCAAATGAAAAATCGTCTGCGCCGAGTTCAGGGCCAGGTTCGTGGAATTATCAAAATGATGGACAGTCAAAGAGATCATGACGACGTCGTGAATCAGCTTTCGGCTATCCGTTCTGCTATAGAGAGAGTCATCATGTATGTGGCCGGTGAAAACATGCAATACTGCATTCGCGAGGAACTGATGAATGGTGGAGAGTCTGTTCATGAAGTTTTGGAAGAGTCGATTCATGTATTAAAATAA
- a CDS encoding STAS-like domain-containing protein has translation MKDIVDGDESKCFRNVARWEQDGETVTLTYRIISEVGRECTARSEGHRLFLLIWHDLATKCTVELDFAGVTSFSQTFFDALYGELLKCFQSFVVMRRIHSQNLSLVGWDLLHSTLRHI, from the coding sequence TTGAAGGACATTGTTGATGGAGACGAATCAAAGTGTTTTCGGAACGTTGCTAGGTGGGAGCAAGATGGCGAAACCGTAACTCTAACGTATCGGATAATATCAGAAGTCGGCAGGGAGTGTACTGCTCGCTCTGAAGGGCACAGACTCTTTCTATTGATTTGGCACGATCTAGCTACCAAATGCACTGTTGAACTCGACTTTGCGGGGGTTACATCTTTCAGCCAAACCTTCTTCGATGCTTTATACGGGGAGTTATTAAAGTGCTTCCAATCATTTGTTGTAATGCGACGCATTCATTCACAAAACCTTTCTTTAGTAGGATGGGACCTGCTACATTCAACTCTTCGACATATATAA
- a CDS encoding MFS transporter, whose translation MKSIVLWHPLQPFTSPQFRLLWGIITFANAGQWTFLLVSGWQTYTLTQSSAWTGAMVLAVFAPNLIGSPIGGVLVDKFNRKQVLTGALLFATGINVLLGLMSFARHLTPTTLFVFTLLYGISLSLLGVSTNTLVPVSVTPNQLFHAVYLQSIAQRGAEFLGPALASSILAKSGPGAVYIFTAILYISAILLTALLPSNGRLTSPLNDGSGFTHLLKEGVGYVMHSGQLRKLISFTSLHCILTMAYIGLLPTFVSVDVRAHSGFYGALLAYAGLGAIVGILFLTMLGTAMWKDGMLWITALLSSLSLIALSVSVNPLIVSVSVFSAGLAQGMFMALVVAMIQEMTDESFRGRVNSFYLVVTAGLMSVANWGFGALGTLMSESHTFGLMGFAFLMVVMFFWTRIRRFSGKNEGKNYALSAVRRYL comes from the coding sequence ATGAAGAGCATCGTGCTTTGGCACCCGTTGCAGCCGTTTACGTCGCCTCAGTTCCGTTTACTTTGGGGCATTATTACCTTTGCCAATGCCGGGCAATGGACCTTTTTACTTGTCTCTGGCTGGCAAACCTATACTTTGACCCAGTCTTCCGCCTGGACAGGTGCCATGGTGCTTGCGGTATTTGCTCCAAATCTAATCGGTTCGCCCATTGGCGGCGTTTTGGTAGATAAATTCAATCGAAAACAGGTATTAACGGGTGCACTCTTGTTCGCTACAGGGATTAACGTATTGCTGGGCTTAATGTCGTTTGCCCGGCATCTGACACCAACAACGCTCTTTGTATTCACATTACTATACGGAATCTCACTCAGCCTGTTAGGCGTCTCTACCAACACACTAGTTCCTGTATCCGTAACTCCAAATCAATTATTTCATGCAGTGTACCTTCAGTCTATAGCACAAAGAGGTGCTGAGTTTCTGGGACCAGCACTGGCCAGTTCTATCTTGGCCAAGAGTGGTCCTGGAGCCGTATATATTTTCACTGCAATTCTTTATATTTCAGCCATCCTTCTCACGGCACTCTTGCCATCAAATGGGAGGCTAACCTCCCCATTAAATGATGGTTCAGGATTTACCCATCTGTTGAAAGAAGGCGTTGGTTATGTGATGCATTCAGGTCAGTTACGCAAGCTCATCTCCTTTACCAGCCTGCACTGTATTCTAACGATGGCTTACATTGGATTGCTACCAACATTTGTATCTGTAGATGTCCGGGCCCACTCCGGATTTTACGGAGCACTCTTGGCCTATGCCGGACTCGGCGCTATCGTTGGCATTTTATTTCTCACGATGTTGGGAACTGCCATGTGGAAGGATGGAATGTTATGGATAACTGCCTTACTTAGTTCCCTGTCCCTGATAGCGCTCAGTGTCAGCGTGAATCCCCTCATCGTGTCGGTCTCGGTCTTTTCAGCTGGACTGGCTCAAGGAATGTTTATGGCGCTCGTCGTCGCGATGATTCAAGAGATGACAGATGAATCATTCCGGGGTCGAGTCAATAGCTTTTATCTTGTGGTCACTGCTGGACTCATGTCCGTTGCGAATTGGGGATTTGGCGCCTTGGGAACCCTTATGTCTGAGTCACACACGTTTGGTTTAATGGGCTTTGCGTTTCTCATGGTGGTCATGTTCTTTTGGACGCGTATTCGTAGATTTTCCGGAAAGAATGAAGGTAAAAATTATGCGCTATCAGCTGTACGACGTTACTTATGA
- a CDS encoding DUF302 domain-containing protein has translation MFDFTIETEKTVEEAISAVEESLKGHRFGVLWKLDLRAKLQEKGVEFTRPYHVLEACNPVEAKKVLEQNRLGGYFLPCKLVVYQEQQKTKIGLTRPTTLTGLLDDAELSAIAADVEKELIAAVQEAQ, from the coding sequence ATGTTTGACTTTACTATTGAAACAGAGAAGACCGTTGAGGAGGCTATTTCAGCTGTCGAGGAAAGCTTGAAAGGACACCGTTTTGGAGTTCTGTGGAAGCTTGATCTGCGGGCCAAACTCCAGGAAAAAGGAGTTGAGTTCACAAGACCTTATCACGTGTTGGAAGCATGCAATCCAGTTGAAGCTAAAAAGGTCTTAGAGCAAAATCGTCTTGGAGGCTATTTCTTACCTTGTAAACTTGTCGTGTACCAAGAACAGCAAAAGACCAAAATCGGCTTAACACGTCCAACCACATTGACCGGGCTTTTGGATGATGCGGAACTATCAGCCATTGCAGCAGATGTGGAGAAAGAGCTAATAGCAGCTGTACAGGAAGCGCAATAA
- a CDS encoding response regulator transcription factor: protein MRNPSRIKLLVFDETEMYRAGLYSILAGDDRFQEISQVATQRECLEVLAHAHPEVVIIVMNDSPAMVSELVRIFRRMVPMPSILIIGDSGEHRFEAFTWKVNGYLPRSASKAMFMKTIDTVYEGNFVFEPPMDAVINYENEVARRFELSERELDVFRLIALGKKDKEIASILGLSQHTIRNHVRHVLYKLGCTRKSDVVRRGFNDYVLTVM, encoded by the coding sequence ATGAGAAATCCATCACGCATTAAATTGTTGGTTTTTGATGAAACTGAAATGTATAGGGCGGGGCTGTATTCTATTTTGGCCGGGGATGACAGATTCCAAGAAATCAGTCAAGTTGCAACGCAAAGAGAATGTCTGGAAGTGCTTGCACATGCTCATCCTGAAGTTGTGATTATTGTAATGAATGACTCCCCGGCTATGGTGTCTGAATTAGTGCGTATATTCCGTCGTATGGTTCCTATGCCATCTATCTTGATAATAGGAGATTCAGGCGAGCACCGGTTTGAAGCGTTTACGTGGAAGGTGAATGGTTATCTTCCTCGGAGTGCGTCGAAAGCCATGTTTATGAAAACCATAGACACTGTTTATGAGGGGAATTTCGTATTCGAACCCCCCATGGATGCTGTCATCAACTACGAGAACGAAGTTGCAAGACGCTTTGAGCTCTCAGAACGGGAGTTGGACGTCTTTCGTTTGATTGCTCTCGGAAAAAAAGATAAGGAGATTGCAAGTATACTTGGATTAAGTCAACATACGATTCGTAATCATGTCCGCCATGTGCTCTATAAGTTAGGGTGTACACGTAAGTCCGACGTTGTAAGACGCGGATTTAATGACTATGTTCTAACCGTTATGTAG
- a CDS encoding YHS domain-containing protein produces MSKDPVCGMDVQEEGAPSFEYQGTTYYFCCDACKKSFSESPEKYVNQEGHSGHEHHHHGHDHHHH; encoded by the coding sequence ATGAGTAAGGATCCGGTATGTGGAATGGATGTGCAAGAAGAGGGAGCACCGTCTTTTGAGTATCAAGGTACGACGTATTATTTTTGCTGCGATGCTTGTAAGAAGTCCTTCAGTGAATCACCAGAGAAGTATGTGAATCAAGAGGGACATTCTGGTCACGAGCACCATCATCACGGACATGACCACCATCATCACTGA
- a CDS encoding SHOCT domain-containing protein encodes MGCCGGGHHHNIGFGHHGSHGHYGHHSMEGHQHAGSVGQSSSEPTALDLLKERLAKGEITLDEYQQISQVLTS; translated from the coding sequence ATGGGATGCTGCGGAGGTGGACATCATCACAATATAGGCTTTGGACACCACGGTTCTCACGGTCACTATGGGCACCACAGCATGGAAGGTCACCAGCACGCAGGTTCAGTAGGGCAGTCTTCAAGTGAACCTACAGCTTTGGATTTGCTAAAAGAGAGATTGGCGAAAGGCGAGATTACGTTAGATGAGTACCAACAGATTTCTCAGGTTCTCACTTCCTAA
- a CDS encoding metal-sensitive transcriptional regulator, producing the protein MITEQCTHSYGTQQPDLLRRLRRCEGQIRGIHKMVEDGRYCVDILVQIAAVKSALQQVGLSLLDSHTRGCVADAIAVQDGEEKIDELMGVIRQFTKS; encoded by the coding sequence TTGATTACTGAACAATGTACCCACAGCTACGGCACGCAGCAACCTGACTTACTCCGGAGATTACGACGTTGTGAAGGTCAAATCCGAGGAATTCACAAGATGGTGGAAGATGGTCGCTATTGCGTCGATATTCTTGTTCAAATTGCGGCTGTAAAGAGTGCACTTCAGCAAGTCGGGCTCTCTCTTCTTGACTCCCATACAAGAGGATGTGTTGCGGATGCGATTGCAGTACAAGATGGTGAGGAGAAAATTGATGAACTCATGGGAGTGATTCGTCAGTTCACGAAATCGTGA
- a CDS encoding heavy metal translocating P-type ATPase, with translation MPEVAEYTVPVEGMTCASCSARIEKNVSKLPGVKEINVNLASERARVVLDAATTWEQVVERIEKTGYTVPTREVELNIEGMTCASCVARIEKVVGRLDAVKSVHVNLASEKAHIEYVPGIIQDEDLLKAVEKAGYSATFASQTAAEDEKLRKQRQYKKEVITFWGGVILTLPLVIQLFYELFGGQAFMPNWVSWLLATPVEFYVGWRFYIGAYHSLRGGAANMDVLVALGTGVAYFYSVVLMLLGSSNIYFDTSATVVTLIYMGKLLETKAKAKSSSAVESLAKLGAKVAHVIRDGNEADVPVEELQVDDVVRVRPGEKIPTDGVVLEGTSAVDESFLTGESMPVEKAVGDTVVGAAVNQTSAFMMKVTKVGADTALSQVIRLVDQAQGSKAPVQRLADQISGIFVPIVLGISLVTLLAWGLITGNWSHALFAAVAVLVIACPCSLGLATPTAIMVGTGLGAESGILIKGGEHLEQAHKVNTVVFDKTGTITSGKPAVTDVWTTDVSTEELIASAAALESQSEHPLGAAVVTYAKDKKFTINTAVNVKAIPGKGIEGTVGEQTIRIGNRRWLEETGIHEFPDEVLNNYENAAKTAILVASSEKLLGVLAIADTIKQDAKQTVDELKGLGIDVWMITGDNERTASAVAAQVGIDHVIAGVLPADKASKVDELRKGGKIVAMVGDGINDAPALATADIGIAMGTGADVALEAADIALMHGSTQGVADAIKLSKSTMRKIRQNLFWAFFYNVLGIPLAAFGILSPIIAGAAMAFSSVSVVSNSLILKRLKLGTS, from the coding sequence ATGCCAGAAGTCGCTGAATATACAGTTCCAGTTGAAGGCATGACCTGTGCATCCTGTTCGGCCAGAATCGAGAAGAATGTTTCAAAGCTTCCTGGTGTCAAGGAAATCAACGTCAATCTGGCTTCAGAACGGGCTCGAGTGGTTTTGGACGCAGCAACCACTTGGGAGCAAGTCGTGGAACGTATTGAAAAAACCGGGTATACCGTTCCGACGCGAGAAGTCGAACTTAATATTGAAGGAATGACCTGTGCGTCGTGTGTGGCACGAATCGAGAAAGTAGTGGGCAGACTCGATGCCGTAAAGTCTGTACATGTCAACCTGGCTTCAGAAAAAGCCCACATTGAATACGTGCCAGGGATTATCCAGGATGAAGACCTCCTCAAGGCAGTGGAGAAAGCCGGCTATAGTGCAACATTTGCCTCGCAAACCGCGGCAGAAGATGAAAAGCTGCGAAAGCAAAGGCAATACAAAAAGGAAGTCATAACGTTTTGGGGTGGTGTCATACTTACACTGCCGCTGGTCATTCAGTTATTCTATGAACTGTTTGGCGGTCAAGCGTTTATGCCGAACTGGGTCAGTTGGCTTTTAGCAACCCCCGTTGAATTTTATGTCGGCTGGCGTTTTTACATTGGCGCGTACCACTCCTTACGGGGCGGCGCTGCGAACATGGATGTGCTCGTCGCTCTTGGAACTGGCGTCGCATACTTTTACTCAGTTGTACTCATGCTTTTGGGGTCATCAAATATCTACTTCGATACCTCAGCTACCGTTGTCACATTGATTTATATGGGGAAACTGCTCGAAACGAAGGCCAAAGCGAAATCCAGCTCTGCCGTGGAGTCCCTTGCCAAGCTGGGGGCGAAAGTAGCACACGTCATTCGGGACGGAAATGAAGCAGACGTCCCCGTGGAGGAGTTGCAAGTCGACGACGTGGTCCGTGTTCGTCCTGGCGAAAAAATCCCAACCGATGGGGTTGTTCTTGAAGGGACTTCAGCCGTCGATGAATCCTTCTTAACAGGTGAATCCATGCCTGTAGAAAAGGCAGTAGGTGACACCGTGGTTGGGGCTGCTGTCAACCAAACCAGTGCTTTCATGATGAAAGTAACCAAGGTTGGTGCAGACACCGCCTTGTCTCAAGTCATTCGTCTCGTCGACCAGGCACAAGGTTCAAAGGCACCTGTACAACGACTTGCTGACCAGATATCTGGCATTTTTGTCCCCATCGTGCTTGGCATTTCTCTGGTGACCTTGCTGGCATGGGGGCTCATTACCGGAAATTGGTCTCACGCCCTCTTTGCCGCCGTTGCGGTGCTGGTCATTGCCTGCCCCTGCTCCCTTGGCTTGGCTACTCCAACTGCCATTATGGTTGGGACGGGTCTCGGCGCAGAATCCGGCATTCTAATTAAAGGCGGAGAGCACCTAGAACAAGCGCACAAAGTCAACACAGTCGTCTTTGACAAGACAGGGACCATCACGTCAGGAAAACCAGCAGTGACAGATGTCTGGACTACCGATGTATCTACAGAAGAACTCATCGCCAGTGCCGCAGCCCTTGAATCGCAAAGTGAGCATCCCCTCGGAGCAGCTGTAGTAACGTATGCCAAAGATAAAAAGTTTACGATAAATACTGCAGTAAACGTGAAGGCCATTCCTGGGAAAGGCATTGAAGGGACCGTAGGGGAGCAAACCATCCGCATCGGGAATCGGCGGTGGCTTGAGGAGACTGGGATTCACGAGTTTCCTGATGAAGTACTGAACAACTACGAAAATGCAGCCAAGACAGCCATTCTGGTGGCATCGTCGGAAAAACTCCTCGGTGTTCTTGCCATAGCAGACACCATCAAGCAGGATGCCAAGCAAACTGTAGATGAACTCAAAGGACTCGGTATTGATGTATGGATGATTACCGGAGACAACGAACGGACAGCGTCTGCTGTGGCTGCACAAGTCGGTATCGACCATGTCATTGCAGGTGTGTTACCTGCCGATAAAGCCAGCAAGGTCGATGAACTTCGGAAAGGCGGCAAAATTGTAGCGATGGTTGGCGATGGCATCAACGATGCACCGGCCTTGGCAACCGCGGACATTGGAATTGCCATGGGGACAGGTGCAGACGTCGCGCTTGAAGCTGCTGATATTGCCCTCATGCACGGGAGTACTCAGGGCGTCGCAGATGCGATTAAGCTATCCAAGTCAACCATGAGAAAGATTCGTCAGAATCTGTTCTGGGCCTTCTTTTACAACGTACTTGGAATTCCGCTGGCTGCCTTTGGCATATTGAGTCCAATTATTGCAGGGGCTGCGATGGCCTTTAGTTCGGTCAGCGTTGTTTCAAACAGTTTGATACTGAAACGGCTAAAACTCGGTACATCATAA
- a CDS encoding Bax inhibitor-1/YccA family protein translates to MEKYYRYESTYSSAYMSRVYGWMFLALLTTATMSLATIEFPPLAAIATHGFWFLFIAELGIVYWLSARVTKMKPETAITWFLAYSVLNGIVLTPIVFAYTGSTVALAFGVSALSFGVMSIYGTLTKTDLSRFGHIAVLGLIGILIASFMNFFLHSQTVNWVISYLGVVIFTILTAWDTQRIKNNPMYQRYTVIGALTLYLDFINIFLFLLSIFGGGVRRR, encoded by the coding sequence GTGGAGAAATACTATAGATATGAAAGCACATACTCATCTGCATATATGAGCAGAGTTTACGGATGGATGTTCTTAGCGCTTTTGACAACAGCAACAATGTCGCTTGCGACCATCGAGTTTCCGCCGTTGGCTGCAATTGCTACACATGGTTTTTGGTTTTTGTTCATCGCAGAACTCGGGATTGTCTATTGGCTGTCAGCCCGTGTCACAAAAATGAAACCGGAAACGGCCATAACCTGGTTTTTAGCGTATTCGGTACTCAATGGCATTGTCCTGACGCCCATCGTGTTTGCCTATACAGGCAGCACTGTCGCGTTAGCATTTGGTGTATCTGCGTTGTCGTTCGGCGTCATGAGCATTTACGGGACACTTACCAAGACAGATCTAAGCCGCTTCGGTCATATTGCCGTTCTGGGGCTGATCGGTATTCTCATTGCGTCGTTCATGAATTTCTTCCTACATTCACAAACAGTAAACTGGGTGATTTCTTACCTAGGTGTGGTTATCTTCACCATTCTCACCGCCTGGGATACACAGAGAATCAAAAATAATCCGATGTATCAACGGTATACAGTGATTGGAGCATTGACACTATACCTTGATTTCATCAACATTTTTCTCTTTCTTCTCTCGATCTTTGGCGGTGGAGTTAGGCGCAGATAG